The genomic DNA GAAACAAACGCTACCAGATCGGTTGACGGAAATACCATATTCGGATTTTCATGCTTTCTTTCTTTAGCAGTTGATTCAGAGATCCTTGGTTGGGATCTTCATCAGGCTGAAGCTGATTTTTCCTGGGGAGATCCAGGTCTTGATGGAACTATCTTCACACAGGATTGCCCCAATCACTCCCTGTATGTCCGCGATCCTGATGACCGGCTCATTGAATTAATACCGAACAGAAGTGATGATGGATCGGCCCCCTTCATCACCGGCCTGAATTCAATCACTCTGCATGTGACCCATCCGGATAAAAGCAAACAATTCTATAGTGAAAAACTTGGAATGAAGGTTGAATCTGATATCACGAGATCAGGCCAAGGGAAACGATTTATCAGGCTGGAAAGCACAGAGGGAAAAATCTGCATTATCCTGTATGGTCTGACAAAACCAGATGGAAATCCCATAGAGGCGGGAGGATACGGACTTGACCATTTCGCAATAACCGGATGTCAGGGAGCAGGAGAGAAATCCACAGATGCAATAGATATCTGGATGGATCCAGAGAAACTATCCGAACATACCGGTTCCTCATATATCAGGGATTATGACGGGTACTGGATCGAATGTATCTGAATTTATGCTTTACCAGTTTTTTGAGATGATCAATGACGATATCATGGAGAGTAGTGGGAGGATTTGGAGCCCACATTAAATCAAACCGGACTGAAATCACTATTCAGCATAAGGGAAAAATTACTGATATACCAATCAAAGACCTCTCTCATTTTCTTCTCATCGGTGGTCATACCATCCAGACATCAACGATAACATCCCTGGTAAAAGAAGGAGTTTTTATCTCATTTTGTGAGTCTGATGGTGAGCCGGTTGGATATATTTCACCCTATGATTATTCTCTTTTCAAGGAGATTCAGAATCTGCAAAAGACTGCAGCTCCGTATTCATATGCCCTTGCCTGTGCAAATGAATCAATTAAGTCCAGGATTCTTGCAATAGAAAAATATGCAGAAGAGATTGGACCGGAGATTCTTTTCTCCGGAGAACTTGACATCCTTACAGGGTATGCGAAGGAACTGGAAAACATGGTTCTTATTGAAGAACTGCGGAGAATAGAACAATTGGTCCGGGATATGTACTATGAAATCCTTGGTCGACTCATCAGTCCGACGTATCTTTTTAAAAGAAGAACCAGTCGTCCGTACCTTGACCCGGTAAACGCTATTTTCTCTTTTGGGTATGGAATGCTCTCATCAGCATGTACACGGGCTGTCATCGGTGGACATTTGGATCCTGGCCATGGGTATTTAAACAGAGGAAATCAGGCCCTTGTTCAGGATCTTATGAACTGCTGGAAACCGAAGATGATTGACAACCATGCGATTGGATTTCTGAGATCCGGCAGGTTACATCAGAATGGCTATGAACGAACAAAAGATCGGTGTATTCTACATGATGAGGTTATTGAAGAATTAATTCATCTTTTTTCAAAATCCATTCAGGAAGAACTTATCAATACACAGATAGATGTGCTCATTCAGTCATTGCGAGGAGAAGCACAGTTCTCAATTATCAAACCATAGGTTTCTAACGGAACTATTTTTCCCTAACTTTTTTCTCCACAGTTTTTATTTTCATATTTTCACCCAGGTATATATTTATTTTAATAAATTTTACAATATTTTTGTATATCTAATATATAGCATCATATGATTTAATATATGAAGATTGCGAAGTGGCATTGAGACAATTATATTATAATAAATATAAAAATAAGTTAAATAAAATTAGAAATACAGGATAATATTTCCTTTTCAAATCCTTTGGCAATTGATTCGTCCGTGGATTCCACGTATAATCTGACAAGAGGTTCGGTCCCGGACGGACGAATAAGAGCCCAGGCATCTTTCCGATCTATTCTGATCCCATCCACCTGATTCAAAGAGTCCCGTGAAAATTTTTCTCGCACTGCTGTCAGGATTTCGGAGGCTTTATCGGTGTGGAATTTATGTTTTAACATTATTGAAGGGGGGAGTGAATCGACGAGGGTGGAAAGCGGTTGTTTTTTCGTTGCAAGAAGAAGAACCATCATTGCTGCCGTCATACCCCCATCACGGCAGAACTGATGATCCGGATAGATAAGGCCACCATTTCCTTCTCCTCCAAAAGCAACTGGTTTTCCTTCGGCAATGAGTGCCCGCATCCGTCTGGCAACATAAATACTACCAACTGCGGTATAATCAACCGTGCATCCATGAGGTGCGATGACCGTCTCGATAAGTCTGGACGTGCTGACCGGTGTTACCAGAATTCCCTTCTTTTGTGAACAGATATACTCAGCAATGAGTGCAAACTCCTTATTTTCTTCAACGAACCGCCCCTTGTCATCGATAAAGACAGCACGGTCCGCATCCCCGTCATGGGCAACACCAAATGCTGCTCCGGTCGAAACAACCATCTCTGCAAGCGGGGCAAGACCCTCAATGGACGGTTCTGGATCACGTGCCGGGAAGTTACCATCAGGATATGCATTCAAAGTGAAGATCTTACACCCGATGGACTGTAATATTTCAGCCGTTGTCCGGTATGCAGCGCCACACCCGGGATCAATCGCAACCATGATGCCTTCACCTATCTTTTCTGGGACTTTTTTCACAACACCGGCGATATATTTGGATACCAGATCCCCTTCGGGAATGACGACACCAACATCTTTCCATTCTTTCAGGTCAAAGTTGTAAGAAAAGACCCGTTCTTCTATCTCGATAGATGCCTCATCATCCATCTCGGTCCCGTCTTTTTCAATGACCTTGACTCCGTTGTAGGCTCCCGGATTATGTGATGCGGTAATGACTACTCCGGCATCATACCGGTTCATAACGATATACTGAAGTGCGGGAGTTGGAAGGATCCCACAGTCTATAACATTACAGCCCGTTGCCATAAGGCCTGCTTTCATTGCATTAATTAATGCAGGCCCGGAGGTTCTGGTATCCATGCCGACTGCAATGGTTCCCGGTCTCATAGAGCCGACAGCCATTCCGATCTTCATGACCAGTTCAGGAGTGATTAGTTCTCCAACGATACCACGAACTCCGTTTGTCCCAAATAACTGTTTTTTCTTTTCAGTCATATGCATCTTCTTTTGTTTCGTTTTGCATGCCGGGATCTTCCTCCGGTTCTGCTCCAGAATCCTTTTTTCTGCGTTTTTCCTGCTTTTCCTTCAGCTGATCTTCACGAATCTTCAGGAGACGTGATGAAGCCAGAGCAACATGACGCATCACCTCAGTTACCCGGTCTTCCACTTCAATCTCATCATCAACATCAATAGATGTGCTCTCTATCTCCATGAGAAACCGGGCAACTTCACTTACCTCAAACAATAAATCATCAAGTTCTTCAGGTGTATAAAACCCGCACATTGCTCCATAGAGAAATGTTGCACCAGCCTTACTCACCTTTTTCTTAAATGAACTTCGTGCCTGGTT from Methanospirillum hungatei JF-1 includes the following:
- a CDS encoding VOC family protein, which translates into the protein MNDTTITLDHIALQVTNLERSIRFYQDILHMQVYGPVHLGALSTGGRILGKVAGGHGLLKGILGSISSRALRDQYTDVALLSSSGRSYDILLVQERYPETNATRSVDGNTIFGFSCFLSLAVDSEILGWDLHQAEADFSWGDPGLDGTIFTQDCPNHSLYVRDPDDRLIELIPNRSDDGSAPFITGLNSITLHVTHPDKSKQFYSEKLGMKVESDITRSGQGKRFIRLESTEGKICIILYGLTKPDGNPIEAGGYGLDHFAITGCQGAGEKSTDAIDIWMDPEKLSEHTGSSYIRDYDGYWIECI
- the glmM gene encoding phosphoglucosamine mutase, which produces MHMTEKKKQLFGTNGVRGIVGELITPELVMKIGMAVGSMRPGTIAVGMDTRTSGPALINAMKAGLMATGCNVIDCGILPTPALQYIVMNRYDAGVVITASHNPGAYNGVKVIEKDGTEMDDEASIEIEERVFSYNFDLKEWKDVGVVIPEGDLVSKYIAGVVKKVPEKIGEGIMVAIDPGCGAAYRTTAEILQSIGCKIFTLNAYPDGNFPARDPEPSIEGLAPLAEMVVSTGAAFGVAHDGDADRAVFIDDKGRFVEENKEFALIAEYICSQKKGILVTPVSTSRLIETVIAPHGCTVDYTAVGSIYVARRMRALIAEGKPVAFGGEGNGGLIYPDHQFCRDGGMTAAMMVLLLATKKQPLSTLVDSLPPSIMLKHKFHTDKASEILTAVREKFSRDSLNQVDGIRIDRKDAWALIRPSGTEPLVRLYVESTDESIAKGFEKEILSCISNFI
- the cas1 gene encoding CRISPR-associated endonuclease Cas1, producing the protein MTISWRVVGGFGAHIKSNRTEITIQHKGKITDIPIKDLSHFLLIGGHTIQTSTITSLVKEGVFISFCESDGEPVGYISPYDYSLFKEIQNLQKTAAPYSYALACANESIKSRILAIEKYAEEIGPEILFSGELDILTGYAKELENMVLIEELRRIEQLVRDMYYEILGRLISPTYLFKRRTSRPYLDPVNAIFSFGYGMLSSACTRAVIGGHLDPGHGYLNRGNQALVQDLMNCWKPKMIDNHAIGFLRSGRLHQNGYERTKDRCILHDEVIEELIHLFSKSIQEELINTQIDVLIQSLRGEAQFSIIKP
- a CDS encoding DUF5806 family protein is translated as MATPFRSRDPTKYHKFRKVDGASYLQVNQFLRKRTFITAREWAISRLCADFQTSSGAEMTYIGKNLPELVPFMTGTYTPQAVNQARSSFKKKVSKAGATFLYGAMCGFYTPEELDDLLFEVSEVARFLMEIESTSIDVDDEIEVEDRVTEVMRHVALASSRLLKIREDQLKEKQEKRRKKDSGAEPEEDPGMQNETKEDAYD